One window from the genome of Cucumis melo cultivar AY chromosome 10, USDA_Cmelo_AY_1.0, whole genome shotgun sequence encodes:
- the LOC103489050 gene encoding probable galacturonosyltransferase-like 8 produces MASQVLHSPLRLPFIAFSLLLLLPFSSAIRTFRYPPAGFADFSRFSEAPEYRNGADCPSSSAGDTASSCDPSLVHIAMTLDSEYVRGSVAAIHSVLKHASCPENVFFHFIAAEFDQATPRELTKLVRSTFPSLNFKVYIFREDTVINLISSSIRLALENPLNYARNYLGDILDSCVDRVIYLDSDVVVVDDIHKLWNIKLTDSRVIGAPEYCHANFTNYFTEKFWSDPVLSRVFSSRNPCYFNTGVMVMDLSRWRLGNYKKKIESWMELQKRTRIYDLGSLPPFLLVFAGNVEPIDHRWNQHGLGGDNVKDSCRTLHPGPVSLLHWSGKGKPWVRLDDNKPCLLDHLWKPYDLYRSTDSTSPAPSSYSSTLISYLSY; encoded by the coding sequence ATGGCATCTCAGGTTCTTCATTCCCCCCTCCGATTACCCTTTATCGCCTtctctcttctccttctcctccCTTTCTCCTCCGCCATTCGTACTTTCCGTTACCCACCTGCCGGATTCGCTGATTTCTCCCGTTTCTCCGAGGCCCCCGAGTACAGGAACGGCGCCGATTGCCCTTCTTCCTCCGCTGGTGACACGGCCTCTTCCTGTGACCCATCTTTAGTCCACATCGCAATGACCTTGGATTCTGAGTACGTTCGAGGCTCCGTTGCTGCCATTCACTCCGTTCTCAAACACGCCTCCTGCCCAGAAAACGTCTTCTTCCATTTTATCGCCGCTGAGTTCGACCAAGCTACCCCACGAGAACTCACTAAACTCGTCCGATCCACTTTCCCTTCTCTTAATTTTAAGGTTTATATCTTTAGAGAAGACACTGTAATCAATTTAATTTCCTCTTCCATTCGTTTAGCTTTAGAGAATCCTTTGAACTACGCTAGAAATTACTTGGGTGACATTCTTGATTCTTGCGTTGACCGTGTCATTTACCTTGACTCCGACGTTGTGGTCGTCGACGACATTCACAAGCTCTGGAACATCAAACTCACCGATTCTCGGGTCATCGGAGCACCCGAGTATTGCCATGCCAATTTCACCAACTACTTCACCGAGAAATTCTGGTCCGACCCGGTTCTTTCCCGTGTCTTCTCTTCCAGAAACCCCTGTTACTTCAACACCGGAGTTATGGTCATGGATTTATCCAGATGGAGACTCGGGAATTACAAGAAGAAGATCGAAAGCTGGATGGAATTACAAAAACGCACTCGGATTTACGATCTGGGTTCCCTCCCACCGTTCCTCCTCGTCTTTGCCGGAAATGTGGAGCCAATCGACCACCGGTGGAACCAGCACGGACTCGGTGGTGACAATGTGAAAGATAGCTGTAGAACGCTGCATCCGGGTCCAGTGAGTTTACTCCATTGGAGTGGAAAGGGGAAGCCATGGGTAAGATTGGATGATAATAAACCTTGCCTTCTTGATCATCTATGGAAGCCGTATGATCTTTACAGATCAACAGATTCGACGTCGCCGGCACCGTCGTCGTATTCATCGACATTGATTAGTTATTTAAGTTATTAG